ggcccataacccacagttccacatgatcgaaacctgactctcctgtacaaccctgtttctaatggttattcctcacgcttggcttcatatttaattcacggaccaccttcctagtgctctattctggtatcagatgcaatacttactctcgctgctctgaacccctttctcactctggttcagacttcgagcaactatctatccgcttggaacctcttattgtaccttcataccttactctcgatgtattctatatgttcaactcgagagataatcttatgctcattcatgggttaaccccagtttgtttccctcataagcattctgtcgtagccgagctgccgcttacctattcgtaagtacgttggagttcctgaagaaaaggatgacttcaccatgatgacctgaagcagagaaatgaagacgtcaatataatggatcaacctcttcaagaagagcaaccaagaccgagaagattcgttagaatttcataaccagacCTTCACCCCTTAGTCCCGCTCTtacatctcgggacgagatttcttgtagtggaggagaattgtgatgcccggataattaagctatagtaattctctggtaatgatgccacatcactttgattattgttgctaatctcacgttagttcgaaaccgattcaaattcaaatccaaaatcaagcaaacaataaaagttttcggatattgaaactaaaatgttcggagtgaaccaaataatgcataggtaattgtggtggagaaatcacacttttataaaatatttaaatactctaaaatgaacaaaacagtagcaaaaacaattatttaaaagcttttaTAATAACAAACCCTCACAAACTATTTTACTTTATGTGCCAAGTTAAATGTGGTTAGGGCATATTTACATatactaaattaggtacaacttcgatattttactaaaactaaggTATATTGGAAATTAGAGAAAcaagtaaaaaaagaaaagaaaaactaaaccCCCCCTCTAGGCCACCTGTGGCCCAAGttggccagcccaactgggcaaaggccgaGCGGCCCACCCCGCCTCCCGTGTCATCTTCCCCTTCTCCTGTTCAACCGACATGTGCCCGCGCATTGCCGCCGAGCCCCCTCGCCGGCCACGCCGCTACAGCGCCGCGGGGGGAGATAAGGAGGCCACTTCGCCTCCCCCTGGGATATTTATCCCCTCTCTCTCTGTGGCCCACGCCTGCTCTATCTCCCTTTGGCCTCGCCCTCTTCTCCAGATCCGCCCGCACCCAAGCACCATCGACGCCATGGCTCCGTCCACGCGACAACCGGCTGCCCCTCTCCGCCTCTCCGTGTCCAGGAACTTTACCCGCCTCTTCTTCATCAACGACGAGGATCAAACGGACCCGGGCGATGCCACAACTCGCGGATCGAGCCGATTCCCTCGTCTGCATCACCGGCGTTCTTCGACGACTACATCGCCCCCGCTGCTCCAAAGCTTCCACCGGGCCTAcgtgtgcctccccggtgagcaCCGCGACAAAAGCCCTCTTGTTTACGCTCGAATCCGAGCTCGTTGCTAGCTATTGCTGTTGTCGGAGCTCCGTCGCCGTTGCTGTAGTGCCTGTCCTGGCCTGCTATGCCAACCAGAGAGCCGGAGGCTTCGAGTAGACACCGTAAGAACTTAGCGCCACTCATTTTGCTCGTTGCATCGCTTCCATCGAGCTCGAGCTCCTCGACGCATGCTTGTGGCCCCTGCTGCTCGTGCCACTCGCCCGCTCACGACCATCTCCGCCCCACGCCTTGGCGCCGCCCCGCCGTTGCCTCGCTGCTGACCAACCGCTACCGCCCCGGAGCCGCGACCTCCTCCCCGGAGCACTCGCACCTGCTGTGGCCCGTGCCGCGCCGCTCCAGCTGCGGCCATGGCCATCGGAGCCAGGCTGCGCGCCCGCCCCCTTCGCCGCTGCTCGTTGCCCGCAGCGCCCGCCCGTAACTCGGGCGCCCGCATCCCCCTGTGCCCGCTATGGCCCTGGCCCAAAGACAGCCGGGGCCCATCCCCAACATGTTTATaataaaagagaagaaaaggaaaaatataataattaaaacaattagttaattaattaattaagtagttaacttaattaatgatgtttaattaacctaatcatttgGTTAAATTAATTAACCGCTTAATTAGCCTGTGACCATGACGAACAAGACCCACCtgcagggttgacctagtcaacctttgGTCCCGCTAACATCATACTTGCCTTTTCTAAATTAATTCTGATAATTCCAAAAATTGATTaaatcctttttaaattaatataaaaaaaaccgtagctcggatgaaaaaactttgtacatgaaagttgctcagaacgatgagacgaatccgaatatgcagcctgttcgtcagccacacatccctagcataggaaacacgcaactttccccctccggttcatctgtccgaaaatgcgaaacaccgggaatactttcccggatgtttccccccttcgtcgatatcacctactaccgcgattgggcacacctagcaccgctcgttgtcatgtcatgcatcgtcatgcaaatgtttgcattatatttattgtttctttccccctcttctctccggtagactacgagaccgacactgctgctgcccagttcgactacggagttgacaacccctccttcttgccagagcaaccaggcaagccccccttgatcaccagatatcgcctattcttctctatactgcttgcattagagtagtgtagcatgttaatattcggttactcctattctgttgcatagcctgtcattgttgctacagtcattgataccttacccgcaatcctaaatgcttagtataggatgctagtttatcatcattggccctacattcttgtccgtctgccatgctatactatcgggccgtgatgactcgggaggtgatcacgggtatatacttatatacataatgtatgatacatgtggtgactaaagtcgggtcggctcgtaggaatacccgcaagtggatctttgtggcggagcgacagggcaggttgagaccacctaggagagaggtgggcctggccctggtcggcattcgcggttacttcatgacaacacgcttaatgagatcttggtatttgtctgagtctggccactgacctatacgcactaaccaactacgcgggaacagttatgggcactcgacgtcgtggtatcatccaaagccttcgtgatgtcagcgactgagcggcgcgcgccggattggactggaacgcctgctcttgtatcagggaggctaggtctgcttccgaccgcgttcacaacatgcaggtgtacaaagggcgatgggcccagacccctgcgccataggatttagaccggcgtgctgacctctctattgtgcctaggtggggctgcgacgtgttgatcttccgaggccgggcatgacctaggaaagtgtgtccggccaaatgggatcgagcgtgttgggttatgtggtgcacccctgcagggaagtttatctattcgaatagccgtgtccctcgataaaaggatgacccggagttgtaccttaaccttgtgacaactagaaccggatacttaataaaacacacccagacaagttccagagataacccggtgatcgctttcccacagggcgatgaggggaggatcgccgggtaggattatgctacgatgctacttggaggacttcaatctactctcttctacatgctgcaatatggaggctgccagaagcgtagtcttcgataggactagctatccccctcttattctggcattatacacttcagtccatcgatattgcctctttacacatatacccatgcatatgtagtgtagttccttgcttgcgagtactttggatgagtactcacggttgctttgctccctctttccccccttttgctcttcttctcggatgccgcaaccagatgttggagcccaggagccagacgccaccgtcgacgacgactcctactacactggaggtgcctactactacgtgcaggccggtgatgacgaccatgagtagtttaggaggatcccaggcaggaggcttgcgcctctttcgatctgtttcccaatttgtgctagacatcttatggcaacttgtttaacttatgtctgtgctcagatattattgcgttcgctgactcgtctatgatcgagtacttgtattcgagccctcgaggcccctggtttgtattatgatgcttgtatgacttatttatgttttagagttgtgttgtgatatcttctcgtgagtccctgatcttgatcgtacacgtttgcgtgcatgattagtgtacgattgaatcaggggtgtcacaagttggtatcagagccgactacctgtaggaatcccctcccatactccttggccgaagttgagtctagtcgatgaaaactgttttactaacatggctgtgtagcccatgggcccacgtcgccattgagtggtattaggatcttttattcctcgtctatactctgggattctgatctctcttctattcgggttaaatgattttctaaatatctaactttaggttctcaaaaacactttctcccggagagccccttcaatctagatgatcgccggctgcacctgAAGATTTCAAGGTTACTCTTCGATACTctttcgagactttgtgcccattgcttttgcaattccctaccaccaaaatatccctatgtataactacatacacttgtcgttcttacttttattcctagttgatcttgttattagaagataccctgaaatcctctctattgttttgggaatattttgtgcctactgccttgcagttcctttccacctgaacacccctacggataatttctcgtccttatcgagtatccgctcatccccagttgttcatgtgctTCACAATGGTCTtctaaatactattcgatcctccaaaaatcctcagtagcttattgctctgcaatacttgtctgcttgcattatggatgctttccatatgtctggcaatattcgttagtatccttagataccgtcattttgatcctattgattcaacatgagtgtgaatgcatgcaat
Above is a window of Triticum aestivum cultivar Chinese Spring chromosome 6B, IWGSC CS RefSeq v2.1, whole genome shotgun sequence DNA encoding:
- the LOC123134358 gene encoding uncharacterized protein; amino-acid sequence: MCPRIAAEPPRRPRRYSAAGGDKEATSPPPGIFIPSLSVAHACSISLWPRPLLQIRPHPSTIDAMAPSTRQPAAPLRLSVSRNFTRLFFINDEDQTDPGDATTRGSSRFPRLHHRRSSTTTSPPLLQSFHRAYVCLPDVGAQEPDATVDDDSYYTGGAYYYVQAGDDDHE